One window from the genome of Nicotiana sylvestris chromosome 9, ASM39365v2, whole genome shotgun sequence encodes:
- the LOC104230635 gene encoding putative pentatricopeptide repeat-containing protein At1g12700, mitochondrial isoform X2 produces the protein MIVPKTSARLSAAKSSAVAKIKHYNDVISLHNKMVAVNYSTDFITLNILMNSFCSMKLVGLGFSVLGGIFKRGYSPNVVTFTSLIKGLFLENKINEAVGLFKKIVELGYKPHVKTWGTLINGLCRSGNAERALVLHQEMSKGNVLFGVPFKPNVVTYSMIIDGLCKEGLVDKAVKVFSEMKEKRISPDVVVYGLLVHGLSDACKWEEAKAFFNEMVDQGIRPNVVTFNALMNVLCKEGRTEEASALLDLMIQRGEKPDSFTYNTLMDGFCLEGKVDNARQLFVSMAAKGEEHNIISYNILINGYCKCGRIDDGWRIYKEMLQKDYKPTVVTFNTLLTALFQGGKVGDGRELFDEMQRCGVTPNSSTFTILLDGFCKNNCLMEAMELFHLLERTRHELTIDAFNCVIDGLCKGGKLEDATKLFESLSQKGLVPTVVTYSIMIHGFCKIGQLEKANNLFLEMEKKGCFPNVVTFNTLMRGFCDNNDAPQVVNLLQKMAEKHISPDLSTISLVVELLSKDDKYHEYLNLIPTFPTRSSEKCVFEWGSSVR, from the exons ATGATAGTTCCAAAAACTTCAGCTCGTCTGTCTGCTGCTAAAAGTA GTGCAGTTGCGAAAATCAAGCACTACAATGATGTCATCTCACTGCATAACAAGATGGTTGCTGTAAATTATTCAACTGATTTTATCACCCTTAACATTTTGATGAACAGTTTTTGTAGTATGAAACTAGTGGGTTTAGGGTTTTCTGTTTTAGGTGGGATTTTTAAGAGGGGTTATAGTCCAAATGTTGTAACTTTCACATCATTAATTAAAGGGctttttttggaaaataagaTTAACGAGGCGGTGGGGCTTTTCAAGAAAATAGTTGAATTGGGATATAAGCCTCATGTTAAAACATGGGGAACTTTGATTAATGGGTTGTGTAGGAGTGGTAATGCTGAGAGGGCGCTCGTTTTGCATCAAGAAATGTCCAAGGGGAATGTTCTTTTTGGTGTTCCGTTTAAGCCGAATGTAGTGACATATAGCATGATAATTGATGGACTTTGCAAGGAAGGTTTGGTAGATAAGGCGGTTAAGGTATTTTCggagatgaaggagaaaagaatctCACCGGATGtggtagtatatggcttgttgGTTCATGGTCTTTCAGATGCTTGTAAGTGGGAGGAAGCGAAGGCTTTCTTTAATGAAATGGTGGATCAAGGTATCCGTCCGAATGTTGTAACATTCAATGCCTTGATGAATGTCCTTTGTAAGGAAGGGAGAACCGAAGAAGCAAGTGCGTTGTTAGACTTAATGATACAAAGGGGTGAAAAACCTGATTCTTTTACGTATAACACGTTGATGGATGGATTTTGCTTAGAGGGAAAGGTTGATAATGCAAGGCAGTTGTTCGTTTCGATGGCTGCTAAGGGCGAGGAACACAACATAATAAGTTACAATATCTTAATCAATGGCTATTGCAAGTGCGGAAGAATAGACGATGGTTGGAGGATTTACAAAGAGATGCTTCAGAAGGATTATAAGCCAACGGTAGTTACATTCAACACTTTGTTAACTGCTCTTTTTCAAGGAGGAAAAGTTGGGGATGGCCGAGAACTATTTGACGAGATGCAAAGGTGTGGTGTGACACCAAATTCTTCAACTTTCACTATATTATTAGATGGATTTTGCAAGAATAATTGCCTCATGGAGGCAATGGAGTTGTTCCATCTTCTAGAAAGGACAAGACACGAACTCACTATTGATGCCTTTAACTGTGTGATTGACGGGTTGTGTAAAGGAGGAAAGCTTGAAGATGCTACCAAATTGTTTGAGAGTTTATCCCAGAAAGGCTTGGTCCCAACTGTTGTTACATATTCTATCATGATTCATGGGTTCTGTAAAATTGGTCAATTAGAAAAAGCAAATAATCTGTTCTTGGAGATGGAAAAGAAGGGATGTTTTCCTAATGTTGTAACATTTAATACACTTATGCGAGGTTTCTGTGATAACAATGATGCGCCACAGGTAGTAAACCTTCTTCAGAAAATGGCAGAGAAACATATTTCACCAGATCTATCAACAATATCTCTTGTTGTAGAATTACTGTCGAAGGATGACAAATACCATGAATATCTGAACTTGATTCCGACATTTCCAACACGGTCCAGTGAAAAGTGTGTTTTTGAATGGGGTTCATCTGTGCGATGA
- the LOC104230635 gene encoding putative pentatricopeptide repeat-containing protein At1g12700, mitochondrial isoform X1 has protein sequence MIVPKTSARLSAAKSSKFFSLFIEPTQNKISLEKFLKNDCKSGKIHIKDALNYFDNMLHMQSPPPISSFNMLLGAVAKIKHYNDVISLHNKMVAVNYSTDFITLNILMNSFCSMKLVGLGFSVLGGIFKRGYSPNVVTFTSLIKGLFLENKINEAVGLFKKIVELGYKPHVKTWGTLINGLCRSGNAERALVLHQEMSKGNVLFGVPFKPNVVTYSMIIDGLCKEGLVDKAVKVFSEMKEKRISPDVVVYGLLVHGLSDACKWEEAKAFFNEMVDQGIRPNVVTFNALMNVLCKEGRTEEASALLDLMIQRGEKPDSFTYNTLMDGFCLEGKVDNARQLFVSMAAKGEEHNIISYNILINGYCKCGRIDDGWRIYKEMLQKDYKPTVVTFNTLLTALFQGGKVGDGRELFDEMQRCGVTPNSSTFTILLDGFCKNNCLMEAMELFHLLERTRHELTIDAFNCVIDGLCKGGKLEDATKLFESLSQKGLVPTVVTYSIMIHGFCKIGQLEKANNLFLEMEKKGCFPNVVTFNTLMRGFCDNNDAPQVVNLLQKMAEKHISPDLSTISLVVELLSKDDKYHEYLNLIPTFPTRSSEKCVFEWGSSVR, from the coding sequence ATGATAGTTCCAAAAACTTCAGCTCGTCTGTCTGCTGCTAAAAGTAGTAAGTTTTTCTCTTTATTCATTGAGCCAACGCAAAACAAGATTTCCCTTGAGAAGTTCCTAAAAAATGACTGTAAATCAGGAAAAATCCACATTAAAGATGCACTTAATTACTTTGATAACATGCTTCATATGCAATCCCCACCACCCATTTCATCGTTCAACATGTTGCTAGGTGCAGTTGCGAAAATCAAGCACTACAATGATGTCATCTCACTGCATAACAAGATGGTTGCTGTAAATTATTCAACTGATTTTATCACCCTTAACATTTTGATGAACAGTTTTTGTAGTATGAAACTAGTGGGTTTAGGGTTTTCTGTTTTAGGTGGGATTTTTAAGAGGGGTTATAGTCCAAATGTTGTAACTTTCACATCATTAATTAAAGGGctttttttggaaaataagaTTAACGAGGCGGTGGGGCTTTTCAAGAAAATAGTTGAATTGGGATATAAGCCTCATGTTAAAACATGGGGAACTTTGATTAATGGGTTGTGTAGGAGTGGTAATGCTGAGAGGGCGCTCGTTTTGCATCAAGAAATGTCCAAGGGGAATGTTCTTTTTGGTGTTCCGTTTAAGCCGAATGTAGTGACATATAGCATGATAATTGATGGACTTTGCAAGGAAGGTTTGGTAGATAAGGCGGTTAAGGTATTTTCggagatgaaggagaaaagaatctCACCGGATGtggtagtatatggcttgttgGTTCATGGTCTTTCAGATGCTTGTAAGTGGGAGGAAGCGAAGGCTTTCTTTAATGAAATGGTGGATCAAGGTATCCGTCCGAATGTTGTAACATTCAATGCCTTGATGAATGTCCTTTGTAAGGAAGGGAGAACCGAAGAAGCAAGTGCGTTGTTAGACTTAATGATACAAAGGGGTGAAAAACCTGATTCTTTTACGTATAACACGTTGATGGATGGATTTTGCTTAGAGGGAAAGGTTGATAATGCAAGGCAGTTGTTCGTTTCGATGGCTGCTAAGGGCGAGGAACACAACATAATAAGTTACAATATCTTAATCAATGGCTATTGCAAGTGCGGAAGAATAGACGATGGTTGGAGGATTTACAAAGAGATGCTTCAGAAGGATTATAAGCCAACGGTAGTTACATTCAACACTTTGTTAACTGCTCTTTTTCAAGGAGGAAAAGTTGGGGATGGCCGAGAACTATTTGACGAGATGCAAAGGTGTGGTGTGACACCAAATTCTTCAACTTTCACTATATTATTAGATGGATTTTGCAAGAATAATTGCCTCATGGAGGCAATGGAGTTGTTCCATCTTCTAGAAAGGACAAGACACGAACTCACTATTGATGCCTTTAACTGTGTGATTGACGGGTTGTGTAAAGGAGGAAAGCTTGAAGATGCTACCAAATTGTTTGAGAGTTTATCCCAGAAAGGCTTGGTCCCAACTGTTGTTACATATTCTATCATGATTCATGGGTTCTGTAAAATTGGTCAATTAGAAAAAGCAAATAATCTGTTCTTGGAGATGGAAAAGAAGGGATGTTTTCCTAATGTTGTAACATTTAATACACTTATGCGAGGTTTCTGTGATAACAATGATGCGCCACAGGTAGTAAACCTTCTTCAGAAAATGGCAGAGAAACATATTTCACCAGATCTATCAACAATATCTCTTGTTGTAGAATTACTGTCGAAGGATGACAAATACCATGAATATCTGAACTTGATTCCGACATTTCCAACACGGTCCAGTGAAAAGTGTGTTTTTGAATGGGGTTCATCTGTGCGATGA